Proteins from a single region of Candidatus Binatia bacterium:
- a CDS encoding glycosyltransferase family 2 protein, with amino-acid sequence MSETPEYAVVVLTWNSRRHLEKCLRSLPGAADRRLQLIVVDNGSTDGTPEAVLEVAPDAELIRNDVNRGVAPARNQGLKRVRAPYGILLDVDTVVEPGALGALLNYLDDEPEVALCGPRLVLTDGSTQPSCQLFPTVRDKLVRQLPRRFGEQLLRKIELSDWDHLGVRDVDYVVGACQAIRMSGLREVGWLDEQIFYGPEDVDLCLRLQLQGYRVSYLGDRVVRHECQRVTRHRLDALAWRHLAGLLHYYRTHGYFWSRAGLYRRIAEAAGRRGGNEGSLRSVG; translated from the coding sequence GTGAGTGAGACGCCCGAGTACGCGGTTGTCGTCCTCACCTGGAACTCGCGTCGGCACCTCGAGAAGTGCCTGCGGTCGCTCCCGGGCGCCGCGGACCGGCGGCTGCAGCTGATCGTCGTCGACAACGGGTCGACCGATGGGACACCGGAAGCGGTTCTCGAGGTCGCGCCCGACGCAGAACTCATTCGTAACGACGTCAACCGGGGCGTCGCCCCGGCGCGCAATCAGGGATTGAAACGAGTGCGCGCTCCATACGGCATTCTGCTCGACGTCGATACGGTGGTCGAACCGGGCGCCCTCGGGGCGCTGCTGAACTACCTGGACGACGAGCCGGAGGTGGCTCTCTGCGGGCCTCGCCTGGTGCTCACGGACGGTTCCACCCAGCCGAGCTGTCAGCTCTTCCCTACGGTGCGAGACAAGCTCGTCCGCCAGCTTCCCCGGCGGTTCGGCGAGCAGCTGCTTCGAAAGATCGAACTCTCGGACTGGGACCATCTCGGCGTCCGCGATGTCGATTACGTCGTCGGTGCCTGTCAGGCGATCCGGATGTCGGGGCTGCGTGAGGTGGGCTGGCTGGACGAACAGATCTTCTACGGGCCCGAGGACGTCGACCTCTGCCTTCGTCTCCAACTCCAGGGCTACCGGGTGTCGTATCTGGGAGACAGGGTCGTGCGTCACGAGTGCCAGCGGGTGACCCGGCATCGCCTCGATGCCCTGGCCTGGCGGCATTTGGCCGGTCTGCTTCACTATTACCGAACCCACGGGTACTTCTGGTCGCGAGCCGGGCTGTATCGGCGCATCGCCGAGGCGGCCGGGCGCCGCGGCGGGAACGAGGGTTCGCTGCGATCGGTGGGATGA
- a CDS encoding glycosyltransferase family 2 protein: MRGLLDRGRATSVTIAVPCRSDEPGLARTLDALSVAAEALRERGHEVFFFVCVNGPAGPAHEAAAAFAAGSERTTVFTLDEAGKAGAWNRLRGGCETDWIAFCDADVEPAPDALASLAESLEGRPDAAVATARLEPKLEGASLVAKAAALPHRFDFGVVRGPLYLLRTEALERMPDGLLLEDAWLSAELGARGAGTVLSVWSAVVRYRPANTLRDYYRERLRTEAGKIQIRADRVRRGVPHTPIARYPWEHFLAELGPREWPLVALNLGVRVVARFMAELAARRGRNVPWTPVASSKSPAAPGSPSGVK, encoded by the coding sequence GTGAGAGGGCTTCTCGATCGCGGGCGGGCGACATCGGTCACGATTGCGGTTCCGTGTCGTTCCGACGAGCCGGGCCTGGCGCGTACGCTCGACGCGCTGTCCGTCGCGGCGGAGGCACTGCGCGAACGCGGTCACGAGGTGTTCTTCTTCGTTTGCGTGAACGGGCCGGCGGGGCCGGCCCACGAGGCGGCCGCCGCCTTCGCGGCCGGGTCCGAACGAACCACGGTGTTCACGCTCGACGAGGCAGGCAAGGCCGGCGCGTGGAACCGTCTGCGCGGCGGCTGCGAGACCGATTGGATCGCGTTCTGCGACGCGGATGTCGAACCGGCTCCCGACGCGCTCGCGAGTCTCGCCGAATCGCTGGAAGGTCGTCCGGACGCCGCCGTCGCGACCGCCCGTCTCGAGCCGAAGCTTGAAGGAGCGTCCCTCGTCGCGAAGGCGGCTGCATTGCCGCACCGGTTCGACTTCGGTGTCGTGCGCGGCCCGCTCTATCTGCTGCGTACCGAGGCTCTCGAGCGAATGCCGGATGGACTCCTTCTGGAAGACGCGTGGCTCTCGGCGGAGCTCGGCGCCCGCGGCGCCGGTACGGTGTTGTCGGTCTGGTCGGCGGTGGTTCGGTATCGCCCGGCGAATACGCTCCGTGACTACTACCGCGAGCGGCTTCGTACCGAAGCGGGGAAGATTCAGATCCGGGCGGACCGCGTGCGTCGGGGCGTGCCGCACACGCCGATCGCGCGTTATCCGTGGGAACACTTTCTCGCCGAACTGGGTCCGCGCGAGTGGCCCCTGGTCGCGCTGAACCTCGGTGTGCGTGTCGTGGCGCGTTTCATGGCCGAGCTCGCCGCCAGGCGAGGACGGAACGTGCCCTGGACGCCCGTGGCCTCGAGCAAGTCGCCGGCCGCACCGGGTTCGCCTTCGGGTGTGAAGTGA